The Legionella cincinnatiensis genome includes a region encoding these proteins:
- the coaD gene encoding pantetheine-phosphate adenylyltransferase, producing the protein MQLVLTIMKLKAIYPGTFDPVTNGHVDIISRAAKIFPEIVVGVASNKAKRPFLPLETRINLLKESLAHLPGVCVLGFENLLIDFVLEQNAGIILRGLRAVSDFEYEFQLAGMNRKLSKKIETIFLTPSENLMFISSTLVREIAFLNGDISQFVPSCVVRELKKRQNENQATKNS; encoded by the coding sequence ATGCAATTAGTCTTAACCATAATGAAATTAAAAGCAATTTATCCCGGTACATTTGATCCTGTTACGAATGGACATGTTGATATTATTAGCCGAGCAGCTAAAATTTTCCCTGAAATTGTTGTGGGTGTAGCAAGCAATAAGGCAAAACGTCCTTTTTTACCCCTGGAGACAAGAATCAATCTGTTGAAAGAGTCTCTTGCACACTTACCAGGAGTTTGTGTTCTAGGTTTTGAGAACTTATTAATTGATTTTGTATTAGAGCAAAATGCGGGGATTATTTTGCGGGGTTTACGAGCGGTATCTGATTTTGAATATGAATTCCAATTGGCTGGAATGAATAGAAAGTTATCAAAAAAAATAGAAACTATCTTTTTGACCCCATCAGAAAACTTAATGTTTATTTCTTCTACTTTAGTGCGGGAAATCGCATTTTTAAATGGAGATATTTCTCAGTTTGTTCCTTCTTGTGTCGTTAGAGAATTAAAAAAGAGACAAAATGAAAATCAAGCTACGAAAAATTCATAA
- the lolB gene encoding lipoprotein insertase outer membrane protein LolB, producing the protein MNNFKKLAIIPICLLTACAPPRPAAELPENKVMPVEQRKEKTETISSWEIRGAMAAKSKSKGWSATMNWVQNGPNTYQIRLMGPLGGGTVLIDKKGNTITFQDGPKKITSHNADELLAQQTGIKLPVNNLYYWVRGLPAPGSVAGEHRDQYNHLTQLKQSGYTINFAKYTSVKGTDLPSMIHLQGNGVMVKVVIQNWTV; encoded by the coding sequence ATGAATAATTTTAAAAAATTAGCAATCATTCCTATTTGTCTCTTAACCGCCTGTGCTCCTCCTCGACCAGCAGCTGAATTACCTGAAAATAAGGTCATGCCTGTAGAGCAACGTAAAGAAAAAACCGAAACAATTTCATCGTGGGAAATTCGTGGCGCCATGGCCGCTAAAAGCAAATCCAAAGGATGGTCCGCGACTATGAATTGGGTTCAAAACGGCCCAAATACTTATCAAATTCGTTTAATGGGTCCTTTAGGAGGCGGAACGGTACTAATCGACAAAAAAGGGAATACAATTACCTTCCAAGATGGTCCTAAAAAAATCACCTCTCATAATGCGGACGAATTACTTGCCCAACAAACTGGAATTAAACTACCTGTAAACAACCTCTATTATTGGGTAAGAGGATTACCTGCCCCTGGTTCTGTTGCAGGAGAGCATCGAGATCAATATAACCATCTAACCCAATTAAAACAAAGTGGATATACAATTAATTTTGCTAAATACACTTCCGTTAAAGGCACCGATCTTCCAAGTATGATTCATCTCCAAGGAAATGGAGTAATGGTTAAAGTGGTCATTCAAAATTGGACTGTATAA
- a CDS encoding DesA family fatty acid desaturase, producing MVFGYLNLSFWGYVVATLILTQITIAAVTLYLHRNQTHRALTLHPLVSHFFRCWLWLTTGMVTADWVAIHRKHHASADVEGDPHSPVVFGIKKVFWEGAELYRAARKDREMVAKYSHGTPTDWVERKVYSCHSAKGIWLMFLMDLFLFGLPGITIWAIQMMWIPVFAAGVINGIGHHWGYRNFECHDAARNIFPWGFWIGGEELHNNHHTFASSAKFSVKWWEFDIGWMYIRILSFFGLAKVKKLPPKLAMDAGKLQIDLDTVKAVVSNRFQVMSNYYKSVIRPILQQEKSSGVESKEEKKLFSRAGSLLRRENCLLTTKAKIRLSNLLEAREQLRVVYAYKQSLQNIWLKTASTQKELVEALQQWCRQAEESGLEVLKQFAQQIKGYVPVYK from the coding sequence ATGGTTTTTGGTTATTTAAACCTGTCTTTTTGGGGATATGTTGTTGCGACATTGATTTTGACGCAAATTACTATCGCAGCAGTAACGTTGTATCTTCACCGAAATCAAACACATCGAGCTCTGACTTTACATCCTCTTGTCAGTCATTTTTTTCGTTGTTGGTTATGGTTAACTACTGGCATGGTTACAGCAGATTGGGTTGCGATTCATCGCAAACACCATGCATCAGCAGATGTAGAAGGAGACCCCCATAGTCCTGTAGTTTTTGGTATTAAAAAAGTATTTTGGGAAGGAGCGGAGCTTTATCGCGCAGCTCGTAAAGATAGAGAGATGGTTGCTAAATACTCTCACGGCACGCCTACGGATTGGGTGGAGCGGAAGGTTTATTCGTGTCATTCTGCCAAAGGAATTTGGCTCATGTTCTTAATGGACTTGTTTTTATTTGGTTTACCTGGAATTACCATTTGGGCAATCCAAATGATGTGGATACCTGTTTTTGCTGCTGGAGTCATTAATGGTATTGGACATCATTGGGGATATAGAAACTTTGAGTGCCATGATGCAGCAAGAAATATTTTTCCTTGGGGATTTTGGATCGGAGGGGAAGAGCTGCATAACAATCACCATACTTTTGCTTCTTCAGCAAAGTTCTCAGTGAAATGGTGGGAGTTTGATATAGGTTGGATGTATATTCGCATTCTTTCTTTTTTCGGTTTGGCTAAAGTTAAAAAATTACCACCTAAACTTGCTATGGATGCAGGTAAATTACAGATCGATTTAGATACAGTGAAAGCAGTGGTTTCTAATCGATTCCAAGTGATGTCAAATTATTATAAGAGCGTGATTAGACCAATACTTCAACAAGAAAAAAGCAGTGGTGTTGAAAGTAAAGAAGAGAAAAAGCTATTTTCTCGCGCAGGAAGCCTTTTGAGACGTGAAAATTGCTTGTTGACTACGAAAGCGAAAATTCGTTTATCGAATTTGCTTGAGGCTCGTGAACAATTGCGTGTTGTTTATGCCTACAAGCAGTCATTGCAAAATATTTGGCTAAAAACAGCGTCTACTCAAAAAGAGTTAGTGGAGGCCTTGCAGCAATGGTGTCGACAGGCAGAAGAGTCTGGCCTTGAAGTTTTAAAACAGTTTGCGCAACAAATAAAAGGATATGTACCTGTTTACAAGTAA
- a CDS encoding ribose-phosphate pyrophosphokinase, giving the protein MSTMMIFSGNANPELAQQISSHLKIPIGKATVGTFSDGETMIEILENVRGKDVFIIQSTCAPSNNNLMELLTMADALRRSSAARITAVVPYFGYARQDRRVRSARVPITAKVVADMMASVGICRVLTVDLHADQIQGFFYMPVDNVYATPILLDDITRQNLKNIMIISPDVGGVVRARAVAKRLDHAELCIIDKRRSGPNKSEVMHIIGDPTNKSCIIVDDIVDTAGTLCSAAHELKKNGAHSVRAYITHPVLSGQAINNIRNSGLDEIVVTDTIPLSTEARECKKIRVVSLSEMLAQAIKRVNIEESVSSMFAE; this is encoded by the coding sequence ATGTCCACAATGATGATTTTTTCCGGAAATGCAAATCCGGAGTTAGCACAACAAATTTCTTCTCATTTAAAAATACCTATTGGGAAAGCCACAGTCGGTACTTTTAGTGATGGAGAAACCATGATTGAAATTTTAGAAAATGTCCGCGGTAAAGATGTTTTTATCATTCAATCCACTTGCGCCCCATCAAATAATAATTTAATGGAACTATTAACTATGGCAGATGCATTAAGAAGATCATCTGCTGCGCGTATTACGGCGGTAGTTCCTTACTTTGGATATGCTCGCCAAGATAGACGTGTCCGATCCGCACGTGTCCCCATTACGGCAAAAGTTGTTGCTGACATGATGGCATCCGTGGGCATTTGCCGTGTTCTTACAGTTGATTTACATGCGGATCAGATCCAGGGCTTTTTCTATATGCCTGTTGATAACGTCTACGCCACGCCAATACTTCTTGACGATATCACAAGACAAAATTTAAAAAACATAATGATAATTTCTCCCGATGTCGGTGGAGTTGTTAGAGCTAGAGCTGTAGCTAAGCGATTGGATCATGCGGAATTATGCATTATTGATAAGCGACGTAGCGGCCCTAATAAATCTGAAGTAATGCATATAATTGGTGATCCTACTAATAAAAGCTGTATTATTGTTGATGATATTGTAGATACTGCTGGCACTCTTTGCTCTGCTGCTCATGAGCTCAAAAAAAATGGTGCCCACAGTGTAAGAGCATACATTACTCATCCTGTTTTATCGGGACAAGCGATAAATAATATTAGAAACTCTGGCCTTGATGAAATAGTAGTAACGGATACTATCCCTCTATCCACTGAGGCACGTGAATGTAAAAAAATTCGGGTTGTTAGCTTATCCGAAATGCTTGCACAAGCTATTAAACGAGTTAACATCGAAGAATCAGTCAGCTCGATGTTTGCTGAATAA
- a CDS encoding MFS transporter, giving the protein MNKMHESRVEIYNRKSYLAFAWLVWGLAAAFYFSDYMARVAPGVMHRYLQIDFGINEAGFGILTASFYVPYILMQIPVGLTVDRLSIRWLLTVMSLVTAFGCCVFGLAGSLFMGSIGRMLIGFSAAFAFVCSLRLATSWFPPTMLGLLAGLTQALGMLGAAAGEAPVSFLVSNVGWRHSMLIIAFLFIALAALLYQFVQDKPGEHRSEVRSINQLSILQSLKIVLSCRQTWYNALYAGFLFGPTAVIGEAIGPAYLQFGRGLGVHAAAFATGLIFIGWGISGPLSGWISDKMGRRKPLMILSAIFGIIFTSLYVYSPTLSQNSAYLLFFAFGLTNTGVAIAYAVSTEIHDRNVIGTSIAFTNMISIFVGALLQPLVGRLVDMVSGARAYNVETLLLSDFQAGLKILPLCSLIALILAFMVKETYCKSVKHP; this is encoded by the coding sequence ATGAACAAAATGCATGAATCTAGAGTAGAAATTTATAACCGTAAGAGTTATCTAGCATTTGCTTGGTTAGTTTGGGGATTGGCTGCTGCTTTTTATTTCTCAGATTATATGGCTCGTGTGGCCCCTGGAGTAATGCACCGTTACTTGCAAATTGATTTTGGAATTAATGAAGCAGGTTTTGGTATATTAACTGCTTCATTTTATGTGCCCTATATTTTGATGCAAATCCCTGTAGGGCTTACTGTAGATCGTTTAAGTATCCGTTGGTTACTTACTGTAATGTCGTTAGTCACTGCTTTTGGTTGTTGTGTTTTTGGCTTAGCAGGAAGTCTATTTATGGGCTCAATTGGTAGAATGCTCATAGGCTTTAGTGCTGCGTTTGCTTTTGTATGTTCGCTACGATTGGCTACATCTTGGTTTCCACCCACAATGCTAGGTTTACTAGCCGGTTTAACCCAAGCATTAGGAATGTTAGGTGCTGCAGCAGGAGAGGCCCCTGTTTCCTTTTTGGTAAGTAATGTAGGATGGCGTCATAGCATGCTGATTATTGCTTTCCTATTTATTGCTCTTGCTGCCTTGCTCTATCAATTTGTACAAGATAAACCAGGGGAGCATAGAAGTGAGGTGCGTTCTATAAATCAATTAAGTATCTTGCAGAGTTTAAAAATCGTATTATCTTGCCGACAAACTTGGTATAACGCACTCTATGCTGGATTTTTATTTGGTCCAACAGCGGTTATTGGTGAAGCAATTGGCCCTGCTTATTTGCAATTTGGCAGAGGACTGGGTGTGCATGCAGCTGCTTTTGCTACAGGATTAATTTTTATAGGCTGGGGAATTAGTGGTCCTTTATCAGGCTGGATCTCAGATAAAATGGGACGTCGCAAGCCACTCATGATTCTTTCAGCGATATTCGGTATCATTTTTACAAGTTTGTATGTATATAGTCCAACTTTAAGTCAAAATTCAGCTTATTTGCTGTTCTTTGCTTTTGGTCTTACTAACACAGGTGTTGCGATTGCTTATGCGGTTTCTACTGAGATACATGATAGAAATGTGATTGGAACTTCAATTGCCTTTACCAATATGATTTCAATATTTGTTGGTGCTTTATTACAACCTTTAGTCGGGCGTTTAGTGGATATGGTGTCGGGGGCTCGTGCTTATAATGTTGAAACCCTGTTATTGTCAGATTTTCAGGCGGGTTTAAAAATATTGCCACTTTGTTCTTTGATTGCATTAATATTGGCTTTTATGGTTAAAGAGACTTATTGCAAATCAGTAAAACATCCTTAA
- a CDS encoding helix-turn-helix domain-containing protein, with the protein MTTISNEVVDNTASLAESVTLSVQKYFSELKGTDPVDLYQFVLEEIETPLFRAVMEHCKYNQSRAAIMLGISRGTLRTKLRRYFDDKYVGTRD; encoded by the coding sequence ATGACAACAATCAGTAATGAAGTAGTGGATAACACCGCTTCTCTGGCTGAAAGCGTAACTCTTTCAGTGCAAAAATACTTTTCAGAACTTAAAGGAACTGATCCTGTTGACTTATACCAGTTTGTACTCGAAGAAATTGAGACCCCATTATTTCGTGCTGTTATGGAGCATTGCAAGTATAATCAATCCAGAGCTGCAATAATGCTAGGTATTAGTCGAGGAACATTGAGAACTAAATTGCGCCGTTATTTTGATGATAAATATGTAGGCACTCGCGATTAG
- a CDS encoding lysophospholipid acyltransferase family protein, with translation MKINQFRTAWVICALMFYTAVTSIRCISKYFLSTLNRSWTDKALHHWVDQLLNEVQVEYKVINPFNIQPQAGKATIIMCNHSSAYDIPLAFKAFPNHSIRMLSKKELAKIPLMGKAMAAAEFPFIDRKNKYQAIKDLAFAQHLMESGIIMWIAPEGTRSKDGKLGPFKKGGFITAIQSKATIIPIGIRGANNILPARSFNIHLKQKAEIHIGKPIDASQFTLGNKEELIKQTFIAIKELVGESNTP, from the coding sequence ATGAAAATAAATCAATTTAGAACTGCCTGGGTTATTTGCGCTTTAATGTTTTATACGGCAGTAACTAGTATTCGCTGTATCTCTAAGTATTTTCTTAGTACTTTAAATCGCTCGTGGACTGATAAGGCACTACACCATTGGGTTGATCAATTATTGAATGAAGTGCAAGTTGAATATAAAGTCATTAATCCCTTCAATATTCAACCGCAAGCAGGAAAAGCGACCATTATTATGTGTAATCATTCAAGCGCCTACGATATTCCGCTTGCTTTTAAGGCCTTTCCAAATCACTCCATTCGTATGCTTTCAAAAAAGGAGCTTGCAAAAATACCCTTAATGGGTAAAGCAATGGCAGCAGCAGAGTTTCCTTTTATAGATAGAAAGAATAAATACCAGGCTATTAAGGATTTAGCTTTTGCCCAGCACCTCATGGAAAGTGGAATTATTATGTGGATTGCTCCTGAAGGTACTCGTTCTAAAGATGGAAAACTCGGCCCTTTTAAAAAAGGAGGCTTTATTACGGCGATTCAATCTAAAGCCACAATTATTCCTATAGGAATCCGTGGCGCAAATAATATTCTACCTGCCCGAAGCTTTAATATTCATTTAAAGCAAAAGGCAGAAATTCATATAGGCAAACCAATTGATGCTTCGCAATTTACTTTAGGAAATAAAGAAGAGTTGATTAAACAAACTTTTATTGCAATCAAAGAGTTGGTTGGAGAAAGTAATACACCATAA
- the ggt gene encoding gamma-glutamyltransferase, whose product MKIKLRKIHKSICFVLSTNLLWINTNSFAEQYNAQPPGYAVASAHPLATNAGLEILADGGNAFDAAVAVSAVLGVVEPYHSGLGGGGFWLLHQEEQHKNIFIDARETAPMAAKKDMYLAPDGRVIPGLSLNGGLAAAIPGEPAALAYIAKNYGRLPLEKTLAPAIRLAEEGFIVDKQLYTFLKNEDRFKQIKKYPATAAIFLNEGRPYLIGERLVQKDLAKTLKLIAKNGEQGFYTGEVAEQLVKGVNAAGGIWTLADLAQYRIKVREPLIGAYHNMLIITAPPPSAGGVALLTMLNILSHYSLASFSKVQWIHYLVESMRLAYWQREQFLGDPDFVSIPVAKLISAENGKQLSTLISPDKATASSVLQGQSKKTTGSTSTTHISIIDAEGNRVAATMTINYIFGSSVVAEGTGVLLNDEMDDFSSKVGEENVFGIVGADKNSIEPGKRPLSSMTPTFLELPGRVAILGTPGGSRIPTMILIASLVFKDAYGAISMVSAMRFHHQYLPDILQFEPDTFPPTIQESLKAMGYHLMPLGQYYGDMQAITWDKQSNVLTATSDPRNIGLAASIVNQQRGYGVGY is encoded by the coding sequence ATGAAAATCAAGCTACGAAAAATTCATAAGAGTATTTGTTTTGTACTTAGCACTAATTTATTGTGGATCAATACGAATAGTTTTGCGGAGCAATACAATGCACAACCTCCGGGTTATGCGGTCGCAAGCGCTCATCCATTAGCTACAAATGCGGGACTGGAAATTTTAGCTGATGGCGGGAATGCTTTTGATGCCGCAGTAGCTGTATCAGCGGTGTTGGGTGTCGTTGAACCTTATCATTCTGGTTTGGGTGGAGGAGGATTTTGGCTGTTGCATCAAGAAGAGCAACATAAAAATATCTTTATCGACGCTCGTGAAACAGCACCTATGGCTGCTAAAAAAGACATGTATTTGGCACCCGATGGTAGGGTGATACCAGGTTTATCACTCAATGGGGGATTGGCGGCAGCAATTCCTGGTGAACCTGCTGCTTTAGCATATATTGCCAAAAACTATGGACGATTACCTTTGGAAAAAACTCTTGCTCCTGCTATTCGATTGGCAGAAGAAGGTTTTATTGTGGATAAACAGCTTTATACTTTCTTGAAGAATGAAGATAGATTTAAGCAAATTAAAAAATATCCGGCTACCGCAGCAATTTTTCTAAACGAGGGTCGACCTTATTTAATCGGCGAGCGCCTAGTACAAAAGGATTTGGCGAAGACATTAAAGTTAATTGCTAAAAATGGAGAACAGGGTTTTTATACAGGTGAAGTAGCAGAACAATTAGTTAAAGGGGTTAATGCAGCAGGCGGGATTTGGACCTTGGCTGATTTAGCTCAATATCGGATTAAGGTAAGAGAGCCTTTAATAGGGGCCTACCATAATATGCTTATTATTACGGCACCACCGCCTTCAGCAGGTGGCGTTGCTTTATTAACAATGCTGAATATATTGTCTCACTATTCTCTTGCTTCATTCTCTAAAGTGCAATGGATACATTATCTGGTCGAGTCTATGCGGCTTGCTTATTGGCAAAGGGAGCAATTTTTAGGAGATCCTGATTTTGTGAGTATACCTGTAGCGAAGTTAATTTCTGCAGAAAATGGTAAGCAATTAAGTACATTAATTTCTCCAGATAAAGCTACTGCAAGTTCGGTTTTACAAGGGCAATCAAAAAAAACTACCGGTTCTACAAGTACAACACATATCTCGATTATTGATGCCGAAGGAAATCGTGTTGCTGCAACGATGACCATAAATTATATTTTTGGCTCTAGCGTTGTTGCTGAAGGAACTGGCGTCTTGTTGAATGACGAAATGGATGATTTTTCAAGCAAAGTCGGCGAAGAAAATGTGTTTGGCATTGTTGGGGCTGATAAAAACTCCATTGAACCTGGCAAAAGACCCTTATCAAGTATGACGCCTACATTTCTCGAGTTGCCGGGACGAGTTGCGATTTTAGGCACTCCAGGAGGTAGTCGCATCCCTACAATGATATTAATTGCGTCCTTGGTGTTTAAAGACGCGTATGGAGCAATCAGTATGGTTTCTGCTATGCGCTTCCACCATCAGTATTTACCTGATATTTTGCAATTTGAACCTGATACATTTCCACCAACAATTCAAGAAAGTCTAAAAGCGATGGGCTATCACCTGATGCCATTAGGACAATATTATGGGGATATGCAAGCAATTACGTGGGATAAGCAAAGCAATGTATTAACTGCCACATCTGATCCACGCAATATAGGCTTGGCCGCATCAATTGTGAATCAACAAAGAGGATATGGGGTAGGGTATTAA
- a CDS encoding YdgA family protein has translation MKKFAGLVIILAVLILGGYYGMGVLTEKSIRKTIEVIDQSNGLYADIEQYHRGWFDSEAKIKWRLHVPERVVKDANGQSQTLPAQDYRTEMPLTIHHGPIIVANNHIRFGLGYAEAVFPFPPQYNDQFNAQFTQDSIKPQLDLSIFVNYLNESTVDFKVPTFKLVAKDGSGNFEWLGMNSSTTMTSGVTKVKGNVILDGLNAIKEDTKITLSKVTSDYDLHETPAGLYLGDANFSLPIFDVFVKDQKMFEINGLVVKSDSDIEQHLFNTHFNVSLKSMLANGQNYGPGDLEVALRNLDADVLAKINEQTRAMQNGDEVQRQQAMLALLPELPKLFSKGAEFEISQLSFKIPQGQIEGNLYVTLPKGENSNPFELMQKIQGKAKLQVPAEAVKEIMKQSIIQQLAKEPDLQQTLVQQLQANQNANQPTDKTNQPALTPEQLADMQTEKQLKALQQSGLISVQGTDYIIDVSLEQGKFIINGKPYDPSMMKF, from the coding sequence ATGAAAAAATTTGCAGGATTAGTGATTATCCTGGCCGTTCTAATTCTAGGCGGATATTATGGTATGGGTGTTCTTACTGAAAAGTCAATTAGAAAGACTATTGAGGTAATTGATCAATCAAATGGTTTATATGCTGATATTGAACAATACCACAGAGGATGGTTTGATTCTGAAGCTAAAATTAAATGGCGTTTACATGTTCCTGAGCGCGTTGTAAAAGATGCTAATGGTCAATCTCAAACTCTTCCTGCTCAAGATTACAGGACAGAGATGCCATTAACCATTCACCATGGTCCGATTATTGTTGCTAACAATCATATACGTTTTGGATTAGGATATGCAGAAGCAGTTTTCCCATTCCCACCACAATATAACGATCAGTTTAATGCACAATTCACACAAGACTCGATAAAGCCACAATTGGATTTAAGCATATTTGTTAATTACCTTAATGAAAGCACCGTCGACTTTAAAGTTCCTACGTTCAAATTAGTTGCAAAAGATGGCTCTGGTAACTTTGAATGGTTAGGGATGAATTCTAGTACTACTATGACTTCGGGAGTGACCAAAGTTAAAGGTAACGTTATTTTGGATGGATTGAATGCAATTAAAGAAGATACCAAAATTACTTTAAGCAAGGTCACTAGTGATTATGATTTGCATGAAACACCTGCCGGCTTGTATTTGGGTGATGCAAACTTTAGTTTACCAATTTTTGATGTTTTTGTTAAAGATCAAAAAATGTTTGAAATTAATGGCCTTGTCGTTAAATCAGATAGCGATATTGAGCAACATCTTTTTAATACACATTTTAATGTGAGTTTAAAATCCATGTTAGCCAATGGCCAAAATTATGGTCCAGGAGATTTAGAAGTCGCCTTAAGAAATCTTGATGCTGATGTATTAGCTAAAATCAATGAACAAACACGGGCTATGCAAAATGGTGATGAGGTGCAACGCCAACAAGCAATGCTTGCTTTATTGCCTGAATTGCCGAAGTTATTTAGTAAGGGTGCAGAGTTTGAAATATCTCAACTCAGCTTCAAAATCCCTCAAGGGCAGATTGAAGGAAACCTTTATGTTACTTTGCCTAAAGGAGAGAATTCTAATCCTTTTGAATTAATGCAAAAAATTCAGGGTAAAGCTAAGTTACAAGTACCTGCTGAAGCAGTAAAAGAGATTATGAAGCAGTCAATAATACAGCAGTTAGCTAAGGAGCCTGATTTACAACAAACTTTAGTGCAACAATTACAGGCAAATCAAAATGCTAATCAACCTACAGACAAAACCAATCAGCCAGCACTAACTCCTGAACAATTAGCGGATATGCAGACTGAAAAACAATTAAAGGCATTACAGCAATCTGGTTTAATTAGTGTTCAAGGTACAGATTACATTATCGACGTCTCTTTAGAGCAGGGTAAATTTATAATTAATGGTAAACCTTATGATCCTTCAATGATGAAATTCTAA
- the mutM gene encoding bifunctional DNA-formamidopyrimidine glycosylase/DNA-(apurinic or apyrimidinic site) lyase: protein MPELPEVETTKEGVKLHLEGQTISRISVHNPRLRLPVPNHLNELCVGKKIIAVTRRAKYILIHLSQGYLLIHLGMSGHLRMAESSSTLQKHDHITVALNNDLLLRFYDPRRFGLFLYIDKNPYEHPLLVHLGKEPLSEEFNGHYLFQKGKNKNKPIKSFIMDNEIVVGVGNIYATESLFLAKIHPSTPTKMLSEEAHFNLAAHIKEVLQQAIACGGTTLKDFYAFDGKPGYFSISLKVYGRKNQPCMECQHPIESVILGGRNSSFCPKCQKWGL, encoded by the coding sequence ATGCCTGAATTACCGGAGGTTGAAACCACAAAAGAGGGAGTTAAACTCCATCTGGAGGGACAAACAATTAGTAGGATTAGCGTTCATAATCCAAGACTTAGATTACCTGTTCCTAATCACTTAAATGAACTGTGTGTTGGGAAAAAAATTATTGCGGTTACTCGTAGAGCAAAATATATATTAATCCACCTATCCCAAGGCTATCTTCTCATTCATCTAGGAATGTCAGGACACTTAAGAATGGCCGAAAGTAGTAGTACTCTCCAAAAACACGATCATATTACCGTAGCGCTAAACAATGATCTTCTCTTACGATTTTATGATCCTAGGCGATTTGGTTTGTTTCTTTATATCGATAAAAACCCATATGAACACCCTCTTCTTGTTCATTTAGGCAAAGAACCGCTTTCAGAAGAATTTAATGGCCATTATTTATTTCAAAAAGGAAAAAATAAAAATAAACCGATTAAATCATTCATTATGGATAATGAAATTGTTGTAGGCGTAGGCAATATCTATGCTACAGAAAGTCTTTTTTTAGCTAAAATTCATCCGAGCACCCCCACAAAAATGCTTTCTGAAGAAGCTCACTTCAACTTAGCCGCGCACATTAAAGAGGTACTCCAACAAGCTATAGCATGTGGAGGTACTACTTTAAAAGATTTTTATGCATTCGATGGGAAACCCGGTTATTTTAGCATTTCACTTAAAGTATATGGCCGAAAAAATCAACCGTGTATGGAGTGCCAACATCCAATTGAATCAGTTATCCTTGGCGGGCGTAACTCTAGTTTTTGTCCTAAATGCCAAAAATGGGGACTCTAA